The window ATGATGCAGAATCGCTTCCACGCCTTCTTGCAGCTTAGAACTCGTCTTCACTACCGTATAGCCGATTCCTTCATAGAGCTTCGTAATCCGCTCCAGCTCGGCAACCGTCATTTCTTTGGGAACGGAAGACTCATCATCTTCGGTCAATAAATCACTCTTGGTGAAACATAACAAAACATCAATGCCTGTATTTTCAATATGGACCAGAAATTTATCTAACAGCTGCAAATTGAGAACAGGCTCTGTCACCGAAAAGACCAGCACAACCACGTTTACATTGGCGATTGGAGGTCGTATGAGCTCCGAAGTGCGGGGAAGGATTTCCGTAACGGTTCCTTCCCCATTCTCCGTTTCCGCATACATAACACGATCTCCTACAAGGGGGGTTATGTTCCTATTTTTGAAAACGCCTCTTCCTCGGCAAGTAACCGTCTTGGCTTCACGGAGATCCGCCTCCTCAGGCAACACATAATAATAGCCGCTCAGCGCTTTTACGATGTATCCTTGTGGCATTAAGGTGTGCCTCCAGCAGGTGGTTTAGAGGCAGTGCCGCCAACCGGAATAGCCGGTCCATTGCTTTGCTGTTTAGGTGAAGGCGATGGTGACGCGGAAGGACTAGGTGATATTGTCTTTCCATTTTTTTGATCCAAGTAGTCTTGATATGTGCGAGTAATGGAGTTGACCAAGTTATCTCCTTCTTTAATCAAGATGACAGCTCTCTTATCTGGAGAAACAATGACTTTGACATCCATATTCTGAGGCTTCGATACTTTTTCTGTTTTATATTCGAAGTTCTCATACTGGGCATCGCTTACGACAATTTTGAACTCGGAATCTTTGCCCTCCGTCGTCGGCTTCACAGGTATGCTGACGGTTAGTTGTCCAGCGTCCTCAGGCAATCCGTCACTAATAATCAAAGAGATCTCAGAACCAACGGATACATCCTGATTTTTGTCAAAAGGAAACTGCTTAACAACCCTTCCTTTGGCCACTTTGTAGCTTTTCTCACGCGTGATGCCATTCACAGGAAGCTTGAGATTTAACTTTGTGATCTGAGCCTTGGCTTCAGCTTCCGTCATTCCCACGAGATCCGGCATTTTGAACGTTTCTTTGGCTTTGCTGACGGTAAATGCAATTGCCGCTTTGTCAAGCTCAAACTCTTCGCCAACCAGAGGGAATTGTTTCAAAATTATATCTGGCGCATCATCAGTCGTCTCTTGTGTAATCGTAATCTGATTATCCTTGATGCCGAGGGCTTGCAGCTTCAGCTTAACATCCTTAAGTGGTTGCCCCGCATAATTGTCCATCTTGATTTTGGGCGTACCCTTACTAACATACAGCGTCACTTTGGTGCCCACATTCATTCTCATCCCCGTAGGATCTTGGCGAATGACAATGTCTTTATCCAGCTTGCTGTCCAAATCATATTCAACCGTGGAGCCCAATCTTACCGCCGTCAATTCAGCTTGAGCTTGAATCAACGGTTTGCCTGCTACATTGGGAACCTCGACGGTTTCAATGGCGAACATTCCTTTCACATACCCAACCATGTACCACATAGCGCCGAGCACCATTAACAAAACGACAATCCAAATGAGTGGCTTAATCCAGCCCTTCCCTTTTGAAGGGGTCGGCTCTTGCCGACGGGCAGGCTTCTCAGGCTCATCATCATCATCATCATCGAACTGTCCGAGTTGGTCGGCACGAATCGCAGGCATCACTAAGGTACGCTCTGCGTCCATCCCATCCGCATCCCAGAAAACCACCTTCGCTTCATTCCGGCGATCCGGATTCAAACAGGTATCGAGGTCTGCCATCATTAGCTTTGCAGACTGGTAGCGTTCTTCAGGCTTTTTGCGCATGGCTCTCAAAATAATGTTTTCCACGCTTTGCGGAATAAGAGGGTTCACATTACGCGGATCTTCCACATCTTCCTGCAAATGCTTCAAAGCCACAGAAATCGGGCTCTCACCGAGAAAAGGCAGCCTAGCTGTCAGCATTTGA is drawn from Paenibacillus sp. V4I7 and contains these coding sequences:
- the rsgA gene encoding ribosome small subunit-dependent GTPase A; this translates as MPQGYIVKALSGYYYVLPEEADLREAKTVTCRGRGVFKNRNITPLVGDRVMYAETENGEGTVTEILPRTSELIRPPIANVNVVVLVFSVTEPVLNLQLLDKFLVHIENTGIDVLLCFTKSDLLTEDDESSVPKEMTVAELERITKLYEGIGYTVVKTSSKLQEGVEAILHHLDGAVSVFAGQSGVGKSSLLNAMISGLNLETNAISQRLGRGKHTTRHVELLPLTNGGLVADTPGFSQLDFMEVEAEGLSGCFKEFAAIAEGCRFRGCLHLHEPDCKVRDAVAEGAIAASRFDHYLLFLTEIKDRKRRY
- the pknB gene encoding Stk1 family PASTA domain-containing Ser/Thr kinase, with the translated sequence MIGRKLGGRYEILDRIGGGGMALVYKGHDLLLNRKVAVKVLRQQYVHDEEFIRRFRREAQAAASLSHPNIVSIYDVGQEEDVHYIVMEYIEGTTLNDVIKERAPLQVEDAVHYASQIADALDHAHHNEIIHRDIKPHNILIGKNGRVKVTDFGIARAATSSTITQTGSVVGSVHYFSPEHAKGTNTGEKSDLYSLGIVMYQMLTARLPFLGESPISVALKHLQEDVEDPRNVNPLIPQSVENIILRAMRKKPEERYQSAKLMMADLDTCLNPDRRNEAKVVFWDADGMDAERTLVMPAIRADQLGQFDDDDDDEPEKPARRQEPTPSKGKGWIKPLIWIVVLLMVLGAMWYMVGYVKGMFAIETVEVPNVAGKPLIQAQAELTAVRLGSTVEYDLDSKLDKDIVIRQDPTGMRMNVGTKVTLYVSKGTPKIKMDNYAGQPLKDVKLKLQALGIKDNQITITQETTDDAPDIILKQFPLVGEEFELDKAAIAFTVSKAKETFKMPDLVGMTEAEAKAQITKLNLKLPVNGITREKSYKVAKGRVVKQFPFDKNQDVSVGSEISLIISDGLPEDAGQLTVSIPVKPTTEGKDSEFKIVVSDAQYENFEYKTEKVSKPQNMDVKVIVSPDKRAVILIKEGDNLVNSITRTYQDYLDQKNGKTISPSPSASPSPSPKQQSNGPAIPVGGTASKPPAGGTP